Within Sulfoacidibacillus ferrooxidans, the genomic segment TCAATTTGGGGCGATGAGTTGCCCGAGGCGCTACAAACGGCGCGGTGGACGAAAGCCAAAGGAAGTGCAGGAAGACCCGGCCACAAAGATGCAACGCAATTTCACCGATCCGGAGTCAGGGAACATGAGGACGTCCACTGGCTTCATACAGGGGTACAATGTACAGGCTGTGGTGGATGAGGCACATCAGGTGATTGTGGCTACGCGGGTGTCGAACAAAGGAACGGATATGGGACAGATCCCTGAGATGGAACGCCTGGCGATGAAGAACACAGGAAGAAAGATGAAACAGTTGTTGGTGGACAAAAGGGGACGCGAAGACGAGCGATATGCATTGGTTAGAGGAAAGTGTTCGGGTGGATGGATACATAGCAGTATCACGCGAGAAGCACCACGGGCAAGGGGGATCGGCCCCACGAGGCAGAATTCCAAAGAACCTGAATGCGTGGCAACGAATGAAAATTGCATTCATCCAGTTTAACGGGATGACGACGCTCGATTTAATCGGATTTTATGATACCGTGTTGCGCCTACCGCGATTTAGTACGATGGACGTGTCTTCCGACCTGTGTGCACTGACGGAAGAAGTCAGGGATGAGTACGGACTTGTCCTGAAGACGCAAAAGGTTCAACCTGGTTCAGACGCTCTCGCTACAGGAGGTACGTCATCTGCTTCAATTGCCGGGAGTGGTTCATGTAGTTCAGCATGGTGAGGGAATTCGTTATCCGGATTCGAATCCGCGTGTCTTCGTATTAGGCGACACACTAGATCAGTTGCTTGTTAGGATCGACAGGGTATCTAAAAGTGTTGCTCTTCGCGACACCACCTCCGAATTGACCACCCAATTTAGATAACAAAGGGGATATGGTGTCGAATGCGCATACAATTTGACTATGTAGGCGATATCTCTGAGCGACAATGGAGATATTTTGTGGCTCGATGCGAGCCGTTTGCTACTCCGGAACAAAACCTGGATTGGATGGCATTTCTAGAGCGCCGATCAGACCTGATAGATCGGAAACACTGTCCACCCATAAAGGTCATGTCGGTATGGAACGCCAAGGACTTAGAAGCCTTATTTTATGTGAGCGTAGAGGATAATCTCCATGTGACTTCCGCCGACGCCAGGACGTACGTCAACTTATCTAGAGAACTTTGCGCGAATATCATCGGATTCCATGTCAGACTTTCACTCGCGCATGGTCTTGGGTTGATTTATGCCATCGGTGACAACGGCAATCGGGCCGTTATGGAGGGGATCGAGGCTCTGGAATACCATGCGTGGGAACGTGGCCTGAACTACGTGCAAATCTCGCGCGTGCATGCAGACTCCGATCTGAGGAGCTTTCTGGCAAAGCGTGGCTATCTAGAATTCCCTAATATATCGAATTATGTGCTTGATGTTACTTGGGGCAGTTTCGATGAATATCTGGGAAGCGTTAGCGGAAAGACGCGGAGGAACATACGAAGAGATAGGAGAATCTTCGAGTCATCTGCTCTCTACCTTGGGTTACTTAATTCAGAAGTGAATTTTGATCGACTTTACCATCTCCATGAGGCCGTTTGCGAGAAATACGGTGGCAAACCATACGTGCGAAGGGACTTCTTTAGGACGGCTCTTAGTGACCTTTCTGGATTCGGTGGCGTATGCGCTTTTTATCAAAAGGAACCCGTGGGCGCGATTCTCTGTTACCGATCAAACGAGGTTCTCTCCGTCAAGTTCGCGGGTATGAACTATCAATGGAGAGAAGCCAATGTATATCCGAACCTGATGTATGGTGTCATCGAACAAGCAATCGAATCTGGAATTCGCAAAATTGCACTTGGACTAGCCAATGAAGAGCAAAAGAAGAGATTGGGTGCTAGAGAGGAACTATCCTATAGATACATCCTACCTTTCTCGACTGATCTCAAGGTTATGCTGAGTTCAACCCTTGCATTATGGAAGGGGGCGCCGATGTCGTGAGTGAACCGCCGTTACAGCAAGCATCTGAATACCGTCGCTCGTTGATAAGCCCAACTGCCTCCTTCCTGA encodes:
- a CDS encoding GNAT family N-acetyltransferase; translated protein: MRIQFDYVGDISERQWRYFVARCEPFATPEQNLDWMAFLERRSDLIDRKHCPPIKVMSVWNAKDLEALFYVSVEDNLHVTSADARTYVNLSRELCANIIGFHVRLSLAHGLGLIYAIGDNGNRAVMEGIEALEYHAWERGLNYVQISRVHADSDLRSFLAKRGYLEFPNISNYVLDVTWGSFDEYLGSVSGKTRRNIRRDRRIFESSALYLGLLNSEVNFDRLYHLHEAVCEKYGGKPYVRRDFFRTALSDLSGFGGVCAFYQKEPVGAILCYRSNEVLSVKFAGMNYQWREANVYPNLMYGVIEQAIESGIRKIALGLANEEQKKRLGAREELSYRYILPFSTDLKVMLSSTLALWKGAPMS